The window TGTAGGGAACTTAAACTACAACACTGATGAGGATAGACTTGCTGATCACTTTGCTCAGTTTGGAACTGTTCTCAGCGCAAGAATCATTTTTGACAGAGAAACTAACCGATCTAAAGGTTTTGGCTTTGTAGAAATGGAAGAAGACGAAGCAGCAGAAGCTGCTATCTCCGCACT of the Oceanispirochaeta sp. genome contains:
- a CDS encoding RNA-binding protein; this encodes MPKKIYVGNLNYNTDEDRLADHFAQFGTVLSARIIFDRETNRSKGFGFVEMEEDEAAEAAISALNNQELDSRNLRVNEAIERERRPRENNRY